TGGAAAACAGCATTTCCAGGTGACAATGGGTATCAATGAAACCCTCTAGGCTTTGTTTCCAATGGCGCTTTTGCAGGTGGGTATCAGTGAAACCCACCTCTAGGCTTTGTTCCCACTGGCTCTTTGGCTGGTAATAATATGCATATCCTCTCTGATGCTGTGGTGGGATCTCCTCTTGGAGAGGCCATCTCCTCTCCTTCACCTTGGTTTCTGAACCtctagagaaaagaaatgaacgAGAACTTGGAGACTGACTTTCTGATGCCATCGACTCTCTGGACCAGTCTGAGGAGGACACTAGAAAACTGGAGGAATAATCACTCCAGTAGCTCTCGCTGCTCCTTCCAGCCaggtatgtgctgctgctgctgacgcTATGGCCCAtggaagaatagcaaggaggctTGGAACTGCTGGGCCAATAGCTGGCAGAGTCATGCCAAGGGCCACTGTACCAATTAGGCCAGTAGGTAACCTGCTCAGTTGTGAAGAATGGAGGCTTTGAAGTTTCTGCCAGACTGAGTGAGACTGGCTCTTCCTGAGGGAATCCCAATGTAGGAACCTCACCCAAATCAGACCAGTCACATCCTGAAGAAGGGTGCTCAGTTACCACACCCCAATTTTGATGTTTTGGTATTTCTGAAGTATGGTCATGGCTGTCTGGAAATTTTCGGGCAGAAGAGCCTTTTTCAGAAAAGAATGACTCTGGGTCACCAAGTGGCTTCTGCTCAGGCTGCGTCATCATTCTTTTGTCACAGACGCCTCTAATCTCTCTATTCTCGACTCCGACCTCTGAGGCTGACGTTTTTCCGTGAGGACCAGAGAAGGGGATACAGCTGGCTCCTCTTTCTCCAGGGCTGGGCTGCTCTGCTGCACTCCCTTTTGTACTAGTGGCAGCCTCTCCTGGCATTGATGGTTCTGGGACGCCCTGAATTGCCTTCAAGTCGACCACTGATGAGCTTTGGTCTTGCTGACTACCCTGCTTTCTCTGTCCGCCATTTGCTTCCTCAGTCTTAGTACTCTGACCGTCAGCTCCGGCTCCAAATTCTGCATTTGCAGAGTCACAGGAACTGTTTTTGGGATTAACCTTAGCATCCTTTACAGAAGCCATTTCTTCTAGAAAGCTAGCAGAACAAATGCGGATGGCGCTAAGGCGATTCCAAAGATGAGAAGAACCTCAAGTACTCCAAATCAGTAGTCTTTGGAGGCTTTTCTACCCACACTGGAGCGTGAGGAACCGGAAGGGTAGGcggaggaattccctggtaggaTGAGCCCCAGGAAACCTCGGCTTGAAGGCCACAAGAATGTCCTTTTGGACTTTTAGGTCCTCGGGGCTGCTAGACTCCCCGGGACGTGATATAGAGTTCTAAGCTGGCCAGCTGGAGGGGGCCACGTCACTGGGACGCCAGAGGATCCACGTTTGCTGGGGGATCCTACCTTAGCGCTGAACTTGCGCCGCTTCCGCGGCTTCGGAACCGCTCTGCTCTCCTTTCTTTCACTCGACTGTCCCAGTTCTCAGTGTTCTAGTGTTGTCAAGGTTCTTCCACTGAGTTCGTGATCTCAAAGGTATTTGGAAAAGTCACAAAGATCCAAGATTCACCGAAAGCCGGGTTTGTCGTCCGAAGCCCCGAAGCCACAGCGTGCCTCACGGATCACGGACCACTTCTCCCCCGCCCCTACGGATCTACTTCCGGGCGTCAAAGCACTTCCGGTGACTAGAAAGTGCTTCCGTTTGGTTTGGAATACGAGGCCCTCGAGAGATATCAGAGCCCTCTAAAAGACTGCAAGGTGCTTTAGGGACCCCGTCACAGAGGCGCCCTTGAGCTGGCCTGGTGGCCTAGAAGTCCATTTG
This DNA window, taken from Bubalus kerabau isolate K-KA32 ecotype Philippines breed swamp buffalo chromosome X, PCC_UOA_SB_1v2, whole genome shotgun sequence, encodes the following:
- the LOC129638675 gene encoding putative deoxyribonuclease TATDN2 gives rise to the protein MASVKDAKVNPKNSSCDSANAEFGAGADGQSTKTEEANGGQRKQGSQQDQSSSVVDLKAIQGVPEPSMPGEAATSTKGSAAEQPSPGERGASCIPFSGPHGKTSASEVGVENREIRGVCDKRMMTQPEQKPLGDPESFFSEKGSSARKFPDSHDHTSEIPKHQNWGVVTEHPSSGCDWSDLGEVPTLGFPQEEPVSLSLAETSKPPFFTTEQVTYWPNWYSGPWHDSASYWPSSSKPPCYSSMGHSVSSSSTYLAGRSSESYWSDYSSSFLVSSSDWSRESMASESQSPSSRSFLFSRGSETKVKERRWPLQEEIPPQHQRGYAYYYQPKSQWEQSLEVGFTDTHLQKRHWKQSLEGFIDTHCHLEMLFSKLCFRGTFGRFREVYSRSFPKEFQGCISDFSDPRALNNGLWEEMLKDNMTWGAFGCHPHFANSYNDIQERNILQALRHPKAVAFGEIGLDYSYKCGTPIPEQHKIFKKQLQLAVSLKKPIVLHCREADSDLLGIMKKFVPSDYKIHRHCFIGSYRVIEPLLNYFPNMSVGFTAVLTYPSAWEPRDALKNIPLERILVETNAPYFLPNGVSKRYCRFSHPGLALHTIEAIAKIKNQPISHTLVTIRKNTSRVFNI